A genomic window from Methanobrevibacter gottschalkii DSM 11977 includes:
- a CDS encoding TrmJ/YjtD family RNA methyltransferase — translation MIKIGDTAVSEEKVVETTSLNSPKEKEKSDDEKKSTSTKKAKSTSQSRGTARAKLIKKQEKKEISLFKENIYIVFVECETPGNIGFLARTMANFGLKNLVLINPPTLTNEAYYQATHGKYIVENAKIYPTLDDFYQSQRIDFKVASTGMAGGSYNLSRIPIRPEELGRSMNVSNKIAILFGREGNGLTNKEIEDCDICVSIPTDPTYPIMNISHAAAIIFYELFRNKHDYGAEGLDESSDLEKEFLLMDMKEIINSLDIPDHKKRNGLKTFNNIISRAFITSREAHTFKGILRRMKNKFGEQ, via the coding sequence TTGATTAAAATAGGAGATACTGCAGTTAGTGAGGAAAAAGTAGTTGAAACTACCTCTCTAAACTCACCTAAAGAAAAAGAAAAATCAGATGATGAGAAAAAATCAACTTCAACTAAAAAAGCTAAGTCTACAAGCCAGTCTAGAGGAACTGCAAGAGCAAAATTAATAAAAAAGCAGGAAAAAAAAGAAATTAGTCTTTTTAAAGAAAATATTTACATTGTTTTTGTTGAATGTGAAACTCCCGGAAATATTGGTTTTCTTGCAAGAACTATGGCAAATTTCGGATTGAAGAATTTAGTATTAATTAATCCACCCACATTAACAAATGAAGCATATTATCAGGCGACCCATGGCAAATATATTGTTGAGAATGCAAAAATATACCCTACCCTGGATGATTTTTATCAATCCCAAAGAATTGATTTTAAAGTTGCTTCAACAGGGATGGCCGGTGGAAGTTATAATTTATCAAGAATTCCAATTAGACCCGAAGAACTTGGCAGGTCAATGAATGTTTCAAATAAAATAGCAATATTATTTGGAAGAGAAGGAAATGGACTTACAAATAAAGAAATTGAGGATTGTGACATTTGTGTTTCAATTCCGACCGATCCAACTTATCCTATTATGAATATTTCCCATGCAGCGGCAATCATATTTTATGAATTATTTAGAAATAAACATGACTATGGTGCTGAAGGACTTGATGAAAGTAGTGATTTGGAAAAAGAATTTTTATTAATGGATATGAAAGAGATAATCAACAGTTTGGATATTCCAGACCATAAAAAAAGAAATGGTCTTAAAACTTTTAACAACATAATTTCAAGAGCTTTCATTACATCAAGAGAAGCACATACTTTTAAAGGCATATTAAGGCGAATGAAAAATAAATTTGGTGAACAATGA
- a CDS encoding 4Fe-4S binding protein — MRRIRFVDISIFVLKYIFNWRFWIAEITKKSKIYKKFIDKMLFEEDEIVVVPNTVNINKKIESEGSEFLPTDIIKEVVKRSEDIVIMNTCLCRESNDCQDYPHDIGCIFLGPTTRKIPNHIGKKATVDEALAQIDKADEAGLTHIIGRNKIDTIWMNIRPGKGLLTICHCCPCCCLWKVYPNLDEDISDKIEKLNGVEIKLHEDNCKHCMKCLDDICMYGSISLENNKITIDYDTCKGCGLCVNACKFDAITIDYTAKTIDNIVNRIDDLIEIKEL, encoded by the coding sequence ATGAGAAGAATAAGATTTGTAGACATCAGCATATTCGTCCTTAAATATATTTTTAACTGGAGATTTTGGATTGCGGAGATTACCAAAAAATCTAAAATATACAAAAAATTCATCGATAAAATGCTTTTTGAAGAAGATGAAATTGTTGTTGTGCCCAATACTGTTAATATAAATAAAAAAATTGAGTCTGAAGGCTCTGAATTTTTACCAACAGACATTATTAAAGAAGTTGTTAAACGCAGCGAAGACATTGTAATTATGAACACATGCCTTTGTAGAGAATCAAATGACTGTCAGGATTATCCTCACGATATCGGATGTATATTTCTTGGTCCAACCACTAGAAAGATTCCGAATCATATTGGTAAGAAAGCTACTGTTGACGAAGCGTTAGCTCAAATTGACAAAGCTGATGAGGCGGGATTAACCCATATTATTGGAAGAAATAAAATTGATACTATTTGGATGAATATACGACCTGGAAAAGGACTTTTAACAATATGCCATTGCTGTCCTTGTTGTTGTTTATGGAAAGTTTATCCGAATTTAGATGAGGATATAAGTGATAAAATAGAAAAACTTAATGGTGTTGAAATAAAGCTTCATGAAGATAACTGCAAACATTGTATGAAATGTTTAGATGACATTTGCATGTATGGCTCCATCAGTTTAGAGAATAATAAAATAACTATTGATTATGATACTTGTAAAGGCTGTGGCCTTTGTGTTAATGCTTGTAAATTTGATGCAATTACAATAGATTATACTGCTAAAACTATTGACAACATAGTTAATAGAATTGATGATTTAATTGAAATTAAAGAATTATAA
- the glyS gene encoding glycine--tRNA ligase has protein sequence MNHDKMSNISSKRGFLWPSFEIYSGVSGFTDYGPLGASLKNNIMQKWRKQYVSGEGFYEIEGPTVMPKEVLKASGHVDNFTDPMCKCEDCGEVFRADHIIEEVIGEDVESLENEELDQIVIDNNIKCPECGGNLSNIWNYNLMFKTEIGAKGDKIGYMRPETAQGIFILFKRLERFFRGKLPFGAVQLGKAYRNEISPRQGVIRLREFTQAEAEIFLNPKEKTHPKFSQIENVILRLNSQEVQEKNLEPLEITAREALDKGIVANEMLIYQLYLARKFLTEIGIPEDVLRFRQHLKGEMAHYALDCWDVEVKTDKYGWVEIIGIADRGDYDLSSHSKYSNDELNVFIEYDKPKKVQKTIVKPNLSKFGPIFKGDSPKVKQAIEDANVEDIKSAIKSEGKFTVELDKVYEVPEDLLIFEDVEEEITGEKIIPHVIEPSFGIDRITYSVLLHSFTETEGKDYFRFDKSVAPVQLGIFPLVNKEGPREIAQELTEQFRMNGFKVEYDATGTIGKRYARADEIGIPIAVTVDFDTLDDNQVTVRDRDSEAQERIPIAELADYVEKYYK, from the coding sequence ATGAATCATGATAAAATGTCAAATATAAGTTCAAAAAGAGGATTCTTATGGCCTTCATTTGAAATTTACTCTGGTGTGTCTGGTTTTACAGATTATGGACCTCTTGGAGCTAGTCTAAAAAATAATATCATGCAGAAATGGAGAAAGCAATATGTATCCGGTGAAGGATTTTACGAAATTGAAGGTCCGACCGTAATGCCAAAAGAAGTTTTAAAAGCATCAGGGCATGTTGATAACTTTACCGATCCGATGTGTAAATGTGAAGACTGTGGAGAAGTATTCAGAGCGGATCACATTATTGAAGAAGTTATTGGTGAAGATGTGGAAAGCCTTGAGAATGAAGAACTTGACCAGATAGTTATTGACAATAACATTAAATGTCCGGAATGCGGCGGTAACTTATCAAACATTTGGAATTACAATTTAATGTTTAAAACAGAAATTGGAGCTAAAGGAGATAAAATAGGTTACATGAGACCTGAAACTGCACAAGGAATCTTCATTTTATTCAAACGTTTGGAAAGATTTTTCAGAGGAAAACTCCCATTTGGAGCGGTTCAACTTGGTAAAGCATACAGAAATGAAATTTCCCCAAGACAAGGAGTTATTAGACTTAGAGAATTCACACAAGCAGAAGCAGAAATCTTTTTAAACCCTAAAGAAAAGACACATCCAAAATTCTCACAAATAGAAAATGTCATATTGCGCCTAAACTCACAAGAAGTTCAGGAAAAAAATTTAGAACCATTGGAAATCACTGCTCGTGAAGCACTTGACAAAGGAATTGTAGCTAACGAAATGTTAATCTACCAGTTATACTTAGCTCGTAAATTTTTAACTGAAATTGGAATTCCTGAAGATGTTTTAAGATTCAGACAACACTTAAAAGGGGAAATGGCCCACTATGCACTTGACTGTTGGGACGTTGAAGTTAAAACCGACAAATATGGTTGGGTTGAAATTATAGGAATAGCTGATAGAGGGGATTATGACTTAAGTTCACACTCCAAATACAGTAATGATGAACTAAACGTGTTTATTGAATACGATAAACCTAAAAAAGTTCAAAAAACCATTGTTAAGCCAAATTTATCTAAATTCGGACCTATATTTAAAGGGGATTCACCTAAAGTAAAACAGGCTATTGAAGATGCAAATGTTGAAGATATTAAATCAGCAATTAAATCTGAAGGTAAATTTACAGTAGAATTAGATAAAGTATATGAAGTGCCAGAAGACTTACTCATCTTTGAAGATGTTGAAGAAGAGATAACCGGTGAAAAAATCATTCCTCACGTTATTGAACCATCATTTGGTATTGATCGTATTACATATTCCGTCTTATTACATTCATTTACAGAAACTGAAGGAAAAGATTACTTCAGATTTGACAAAAGTGTTGCTCCAGTTCAACTTGGAATTTTTCCTCTTGTTAACAAAGAAGGACCTCGTGAAATTGCCCAAGAATTAACTGAACAATTCAGAATGAACGGATTTAAAGTAGAATATGATGCTACCGGAACTATTGGTAAAAGATATGCCAGAGCTGACGAAATTGGTATTCCTATTGCAGTTACTGTTGACTTTGATACATTAGATGATAATCAGGT
- the dcd gene encoding dCTP deaminase: MAILSDKDIKKYLEEGKIGIEPLLDEKQIQPSSVDMRLGDEFKVFKVIRKPYIDPKDEEDIASYMESTTVNEGEAFIIHPNEFALATTLEYVKVPDDLVARVEGRSSMGRLGVTMHVTAGFIDPGFEGKITLEISNIGAMPVALYPGQRVCQIVFETMTTPSEVPYGHPDRQSKYMGQTSPESSRVKLDYELKK; the protein is encoded by the coding sequence ATGGCTATTTTAAGTGATAAAGACATAAAAAAATATTTAGAAGAAGGTAAAATCGGTATTGAACCTCTTTTAGATGAAAAACAGATACAACCATCTTCAGTTGATATGAGATTAGGAGATGAATTTAAAGTATTTAAAGTTATTAGAAAACCCTACATTGATCCAAAAGATGAAGAAGACATTGCATCGTATATGGAATCAACTACTGTTAATGAAGGTGAAGCATTTATTATTCATCCTAATGAATTTGCCCTTGCCACTACATTAGAATATGTTAAAGTACCTGATGATTTAGTTGCAAGAGTTGAAGGCCGTTCAAGTATGGGAAGGCTTGGTGTTACAATGCATGTTACAGCAGGTTTTATTGATCCCGGTTTTGAAGGTAAAATCACATTAGAAATATCAAATATTGGTGCGATGCCGGTTGCTTTATACCCCGGCCAGAGAGTATGTCAAATTGTATTTGAAACCATGACCACACCTTCAGAAGTTCCTTACGGACATCCAGATAGGCAAAGCAAATATATGGGGCAAACTAGTCCTGAAAGTAGTAGAGTTAAATTAGATTACGAATTAAAAAAATAA